The window CCGAGGGCCTGCTCGCCGCCGCGTTCTCGCCCGACGACGGGCACTGCACCCCCGAGTCCGTGGTCCACGGCTACGCCGCCGGGGCCCGCCGCCACGGGGCGACCGTGCTGCGCGCCTGCGAGGTCCTCGGCATCGAGACCTGGCGGGACACGATCACCGCGGTGGTCACCAGCAAGGGACGGATCGTCACCGACACCGTCGTGTGCGCGGCCGGCGCCTGGTCCCGGTCCGTCGGCGCCATGGTCGGCGTGGACCTTCCCGTGGAGCCCCTGCGCCGCCAGATCGCCGTCACCGAAGCCGTCCCCGGCCTCCCGCCGAACCTCCCCATGACGATCGACTTCACCAGCAGCCTCTACTTCCACGCCGAGGGCCCCGGCCTCCTCGTCGGCATGTCCGACCCCGACGAGCGGCCCGGCTTCTCCACCGACACCCACGACCGCTGGATCCCCCGCCTGTACGAGGCCATGGAGCGCCGCGCGCCCGGCCTGCTCGACCTGCGCCGGACGGGTGGCTGGGCGGGCCTGTACGAGATCACTCCGGACCACAACGCGCTGATCGGCGAGGCCGGTTCGTGCTCCCGCTTCCTGTACGCCACCGGGTTCTCCGGCCACGGGTTCCTCCAGGGCCCGGCGGTCGGCGAGGTGGTCCGTGACCTGTACCTCGGGCGCGTACCCTTCGTCGACATCAGCCCGCTGAGCGTCGACCGGTTCACGGCCGACACCCTGCGCCCGGAGGCCAACCTCGTATGACCGATCTCCACTTGTGGCTCCGCCACGAGACCCGCACCACCGAACGCCGCACCCCGATCGTGCCGTCCGACGCCCGGCGGCTCGTGGAGAGCGGAGTACGGATCACCGTCGAGGAGTCCCCGCAGCGGATCTTCCCCCTGGAGGAGTACGAGGAGGCCGGCTGCCAGGTCGCCGACCCCGGCTCCTGGGTCTCGGCGTCGGCGCGCGCGGTGATCGTGGGCCTCAAGGAACTCCCGGACACCCCGGACGAGTTGACCCACCGCCACATCTTCTTCGGTCATGCCTACAAGGGGCAGCCCGGTGCGCGGGCGCTGCTGCGCAGGTTCGCGGCCGGGGGCGGTGCGCTGCTGGACCTGGAGTACCTGGTGGACGACCGGGGCCGCAGGCTCGCCGCCTTCGGTTTCTGGGCGGGCTATCTGGGCGCGGCCCTCGCCGTGCTGCACCACCGGGGCGCTCTGCGCGGCCCTCTCCAGCCGACCACCAAGGAGGCGATGGAGGCCGAACTCCGGGCGTCTACAGGTGACATGCGCGCGTTGGTGATCGGCGCCCTCGGCCGCAGCGGCCAGGGTGCCCGGGTGGCGTTCGGTGAGGCGGGCGTCGAGCCGACCTGCTGGGACCTGGCCGAGACCCGCGACCTGGACCGGCCCGCCCTGCTCGCCCACGACCTGCTCGTCAACACGGTGCTGACGACCAGCCCGGTCCCGCCGTTCCTGACGGACAAGGACCTCGACGGCCAAGGCCGCCGCCTGAGGACCCTCTCGGACGTCACCGTCGACGTCGGCTCCCCCATGAACGTCCTGCCGGTCTACGACACGACCACCGAGTGGGACCACCCCGTACGGCGGTTGCGCGAGCACCCTCCGCTCGACCTCATCGCCATCGACAACCTGCCCTCCCTGCTGCCCCGGGAGGCGAGCACCGACTTCTCGGCCGCGCTGCTGCCGCAGCTGCTGGACTTCGGCACCGGTGGGGCGTGGGGCCGGTGTCTGGACCGATTCCGTCAGGTGAGCGCCGAATCGGGGCTCACGGAGAGGTAGGTGCCCGATGACCGCCGAGGTGGTTCCCCCGAGCGGTACCGTCCACTGGGTCGGCGCCGGACTGTCCACGGGCAGCGGCCTGGCGGTGCTGTGCGACAGCGCCGCCCGGGTGCGGCTGTGGCACCGCAGCGAGGAGCGCGCCGGGCATGCCCTGGCCGCGCTGGGCCTGACGGGCCGCGCCGAGCCCCGCGCGTACACCCTGCCGGCCCTCGCGGCCGAGCTGGCACCGGGCGACGTCGTGGTCTCGATGCTCCCGGCGCCGGACCACGGGCCGCTGCTCGGGGCGTGCGTCGGCGCGCGGGCCCATTTCGCCTGCTCCAGCTATGTCTCGGACGCGGTCCTGGAGCAGGTCCCGGCGGCCGAGGCCGCCGGGGTCACCGTGCTCACCGAGGCCGGCCTCGACCCGGGCATCGACCACCTCTTCGCGCACAGCCTGATCGCCCGGGCGGCCCGCGCGATCGGGCCGCAGACCGCCGCCTCCGTCACCTTCACCTCGTACTGCGGAGGTGTGCCGGCCGTGCCCAACGACTTCAGGTACCGCTTCAGCTGGGCCCCGGCCGGGGTGCTGGGCGCGCTGCGCTCGCCCGCCCGTTACATCGAGGACGGCGCCGAGACGACGGCCGGCCGGCCCTGGACGGCCACCCGCCCCCATGTCATCGACGGCGAGACCTTCGAGGTCTACCCCAACCGCGACAGCGTTCCCTTCGTCGCCCAGTACGGCCTCCCGCCGGCCTGGAGGCCGCGGACCTTCGTCCGGGGCACCCTTCGCCTCGACGGCTGGCAAGCGGCCTGGGCGCCGGTGTTCGCGGAGCTGGAGGGCGGCGACGACCGGCGCATCGCCGCGCTGGCCCGCGAACTGGCGGCCCGCCATCCGACGACCGACGCCGACCGCGACCGGGTGGTCCTGGCCGTCTCCCTCGACGTGCGGACCGGTACGGGAGAACACTGGTCCGGCCGCCACCTCCTCGACGCCGTCGGCACCGAGGAGGAGAGCGCGATGGCCCGCCTGGTGTCCCGCCCGCTGGCCCTGGGGGTGGGACACATCCTGGACGGATCACTTCCGGCGGGCCTGAGCCGGGCCGCGGAGACGGGAGAGCGGTCGCAGGCGTGGCTGGCCGAACTGGCCCGGACGGGCGTGGAGTTCACCTAGCGAGGCCACCGACGGGGGACGGGGCGCTACGTGAGGGGCCCCTGTCGGAGCGGCTGCTGGATCACCGCCTCGTGCACCCACCGCTTCAGGTCGGGATAGACCGAGAACGACGACCGCCGCCGCACCTGCGTCATGAACTGCACCGTCAGATCCCGCACCGGGTCCACCCAGAAGATCGTGGTCGCGGCCCCGGTCCACCCGAACGTGCCGAGGGAGGAGGGGTGCTCGGTCCGGGCAGGGTCGATGACCACGGACACCCCGAGCCCGAAGCCGACGCCCACGTTGCCCGGCTGCCGGTGGAAGGGACTGCCGTGCGTGTGGATGTCGACGCCCCCCGGCAGCTGGTTCGTGGTCATCATGTCGACGGACCCGGCGGAGAGCAGCCGTACGCCGTCGAGTTCGCCGCGCCGGCGCAGGAACTCGGCGAAGCGGTGGTAGTCCCGGGCGCTGGCGGCGAGGCCCCCGCTGCCGGAAAGGAAGCGCGGCCGGCCGCCGCGCAACGGCAGCCCCGGCACGGGCGCGATCGAGCCGTCCTCCTGCTCGCCGTACAACTCGGCGAGCCTGCCCGCCTGTTCGGGACCGACCTGAAAGCCCGCGTCCGCCATGTCGAGCGGGCCGAGGATCCGCTCGGCGAAGAACGCGTCGAGGTCCTGCCCCGACACCACCTCGACGATCCTCCCGAGGACGTTGGTGGAGACGGAGTAGTTCCACTGCGAGCCCGGCTCGAACTGCAGCGGCAGACGCGCGTACTCCGCGCACGTCTGCGCCAGGGTGGCCCCCGGCCGGACGGAGTTCTCCAGGCCCGCGTCGCGGTAGAGCGCGTCGACGGGGTGGTCGTAGTAGAAGCCGAACGTCAGGCCCGAGGTGTGGGTCAGCAGATGGCGGACGAGGATCGGCTGCTCGGCCGGCCGGGTCCGGACGTCGGCGCCCGCCCCGGACTCGTACACGCGCGGCTCGGCGAACTCCGGGAGGTAGCGGGAGATCGGGTCCGTCAGTGACAGCCGGCCCTCCTCGACCAGTATCAGCGCGGCGACCGAGGTGACGGGCTTGGTCATGGAGTAGACCCGCCACAGCGTGTCGGTCTCGACGGGAAGCCCCGCCTCGCGGTCGCGGTGTCCGTACGTCGTCAGGTGGGCGACGCGGCCGCCGCGGGCCAGGGACAGCAGGTAGCCGGGCAGCCGGCCCTCGTCGACCTGGCGGGCCAGATGGGCGTCCAGGCGGGCCAGGGTCTTCGGGTCGAGGCCCGCCTCGCGCGGCTCGACCTCTCGGCGCAGTCGTTCCATGGTGGTTCTCCTCCGGTGGCCCGGCTCACGGCTCTCGTTCAACGCTGTCGTCCTCATCGTTCCGTACTGATCGCGTTCCATCCCTCGTGGGGCGGGCGGGTCGAGGCATTCGTACGGCGAGCGGCGCACCGAGCGCGGCCACGCCGGCCAGGAGCAGCAGGGCGGGGCCCGTGCCGAACGGCATGAGCGTCGTCGCGGCCGCCACCCCCAGCGCGGGGCCGACGTTCAGCGCGGTCTGCTGCAGCCCGCCCGCCACTCCGGCCGACTCGGGCGGCGCCTGTCGTACGACGACGGCGGTCGCGGTGACCATCAGCGCGCCGAAACCCGCTCCCAGCAGCAGGAATCCCGCCCCGATCAGCGGCGTCGACGAGCCCGGGCCGAGCCGGGACAGCGCCAGCACACCGGCGGTCAGCAGCACCACGCCCATCAGGGCCGTGGGGCGGGCCCTCCACCGGCGCAGCAGGACGGCCGACAGCGGCGCCCCGAGCACCATCGTCACGCCGCCGGGCAGCGCGACGAGGCTCGTACGCAGCGGGTCCAGGCCGAGGACGTCCTGGAGGACGAAGCTGCACACGAACAACGCGCCGAGCATCGCCGCCGAAGCGGCCACCAGTACCCCGAGCGCGGCGCGCACCGGCGGCGAACCGAGCACGGCGGACGGCAACAGCGGGTTCGGTGTGCGCCGTTCGTGCCGTACGAGGGCGAGGGCGGACGCGGCGGCGATCAGCAGACCGAGCGCACCGGTGGCCGTCCAGCCGTGCTCAGGCACCCCGACCAGCGTGTGCACGAGAGCCGCGAGGGTCACGGCGAGCAGCGCGGCGCCGGGCAGGTCGAGCCGGGGGCCCGGAGCCCTGTTCGCGGGCCGCGCCGCAGGGGTGCGCACCGCCAGCGCCGTCAGACCCATGACCAGCGCCGGTACGACGTTGAGGAAGAACACCGCCCGCCAGCCCAGCTGGGCGACGAGCACACCGCCGACCAGCGGACCGGCGGCGACGGCCACACCGATGGCGCTGGTCCGCAGCGCGATGGGCATCCCCAGTCTGTCGGGCGGGAACGCGGCCCGCAGCATCCCGAGCGTGGCGGGCTGCAGCAGCGCCCCGAAGACACCCTGGACGACCCGCAACCCGATCACCCAGCCCACCCCGGGCGCGAACCCGATGCCGGCGGAGGCCGCGCCGAACCCCAGCACGCCCCAGGCGAAGACGCGCCGATGGCCGAACCGGTCGCCGAGCCTCCCCGCGAACACCAACAGCCCCGCCACCGCGATCAGATAGCCGGTGCTGGTCCACTGCACCTCGGTGAGGGACGCGCCCAGATCCTCGCGCAGCGCCGGCTGGGCGATCATCAGCACGGTTCCGTCGAGGGCGACCAGCACGGCACCGAGCACGCTGTTGGCGAGGGTCAGCCGGCGGTGGCGCGCGGATGCCGGTGTGCTCCCCTCGACGCCGGCCTCGGTCGTGGACGCCGTCATCGCCCTTCGCTCCCCAGGTGCGCGTCCAGCGCGGTGCGCAGCAGGGGCGCGAGGTCGGCGGCGCCCGTGGTGAGCTGGAGACTGCCCCAGGTCCACAGCTGGGCGATGCCGTAGAGGTTCGCCAGCAGGGCGCCCGCCACGAGCCGGGCATCGGCGTGGGGGCGGGCCCGTGCGACGAGGTCCACCAGCAGGCCGAAGATCGGCAGGCTGGCGTCCCGCAGCCTCAACCCGTCGCTCTCCAGCAGATCATGACGGAACATCAGCTCGTGCATGCCCCGGTGGGTGAGCGCGAAGTCGAGGTACACGCGCCCCAGCGTCGCGATCTGCTCGCGCGGGCTCGCCGTACCGTCCCCGAGTGCGGCCGCCCCCCTGGCCGCCAGGTCCTCGAAGCCCCGGCGCGCGATGGCCGAGAGCAGCTCCAGATGGGTGGGGAAGTAGCGGCGCGGCGCCCCGTGCGACACCCCCGCCCGCCGTGCGATCTCCCGCAGGGACAGCGCCTGGACCCCCTCCGCCGTCACCAGCTCGACGCCCACGTCCACCAGCCGGGACCGCAGCCCCGTGTTCGGCTCGCTCATGGACACTGTCTACCAAGGAGAGGTAGACAGTGTCTACTCGGCGTCGGCCCGTCGGTCTGCTCGCCCCCTCGGTCTGCGCGCCCGCCGGTCTGCTCGCCCCGTCGGTCCGCGCGCGCGTCCGTCTACCCGCCGCTGTGGTCGGCCGCCTTCCTCAGCACGCACAGGTTGCCTTCGTCGGGGTCGCCGACGTAGTCCCACAGGAGAGGGTTCTTCACCGTGCCCCGGGCGTCGTACTGGGTCCAGATCCCGCCCGGCGCGAACGTGAGACGGATCTGTGTTGCGGGGTCCCTCGTGTCGACGTCCGGCGTGATGTCGTGTGTCCAGCTGCCCGCGCCCGGGTTCGGCGCGACGGCGGTATCGAGGTCGGCGTCGTTGAAGTCGCCGCAGATCCCGCGCGAGGCGAACGTTCCGTCTGCCTTCAGCTCCAGCCGTCCGCCCTGCCCGTCCACTCAGGTGCCCGTGACCTCGGCCGGGCGCATGGCCCGGGGATCCCCGTCGGGAACGGGGACCGTCAGCCGGCTCACCAGGAGCAGCAGTGCGAACGCCCCGAACAGGAAGAGCAGCCCGCACCCCGCCAGGCCGACGAGCGGGACGAGCAGGGCGATCCGTCGGCGCCGTCTGCGCGTCTGTGCCGAAGGCCACCCCTGCCACGGAGGCGGAGGGGTCCTGCAAGGGTCCTCGGCGCGCTTCACATCGCCCCCCCCGACGCGGTGCCGCGTTGTCGCGGCGGTGTGCGGTCATCCTGCCGCTGAGCTGCGCCGCCCTTCGTGTCGGGGGCGCCGGCGTGAGGGCCGCCGCGACGCACGGGTCCCCGGACACCGCAGGGGTGTCCGGGGACCCGGAGCGGGGCGCGGCCGGGGTTTCAGGCCGCGACGCGCTCCCGGTCGTTCTTCTCGCGCGGGGTGCGGACGCCGAGGAGCTCGGTCGGGATCCTGTGGGTCTCGCGGGCGGTGAGCGCGGCGATGACCGGCGGGACGCAGAGGGCCGTGGTGAACAGGGCCACGGCGAACCAGTCGTCGCCGTCCGGGCCGGCGATCTGCGCGGCGAAGGTGACGGCGAAACCGGCGACGGCGAAGCCGATCTGGGTGCCGATGGCCATGCCGGACAGCCGGACGCGGGTGGAGAACATCTCGCCGTAGAAAGAGGGCCAGATGCCGTTCGCGGCGCTGTAGACGACACCGAAGGTGACGATGCCGAGGACCAGGACCAGCGGGTAGGCGCCCGTGGAGATCGCCCACAGGTAGACGAACATCATCACCGCGCTGCCACCCGCGCCGATCGCGAACACCGGGCGGCGGCCGATGCGGTCGGAGAGCGTGGCCCACAGCGGGATCGCGGCGAGCGCGACCAGGTTGGCGAGCGCGCCCACCCACAGCATGGAGGAACGGGACAGGCCGACCGACTCGCTCGTGCCGTACGCCAGCGCCCACACGGTGAAGATCGTGGAGACCGAGGCGACCAGCGCGCCCGCGATCACCCGCAGCACGTCCGCCCAGTGCTCGCGCAGCAGGACGGCCAGCGGCAGCTTCGCGACACCCTCGGACTCGGTCTGCCGGGTGAAGGCCGGGGTCTCCTCCAGCGTGCGGCGGATGACGTAACCGACGACGGCCACCGCGATGCTCATCCAGAACGGCACGCGCCAGCCCCAGGACAGCAGCTGGTCCTCGGGGAGCGCCGCGATCGGGAGGAAGACCAGGGTGGCGAGCAGCTGGCCGCCCTGGGTGCCGCTGAGGGTGAAGCTCGTGAAGAACCCGCGCCGGTCCGACGGCGCGTGTTCCAGCGTCATGGAGTTCGCGCTGGCCTGCTCACCGGCCGCCGAGATGCCCTGCAGCACCCGGCAGAGCACCAGGAGGACCGGGGCGAGCGAGCCGACCTGGTCGCGCGTGGGCAGGCAGCCGATCAGGAACGTCGACACGCCCATCAGGATCAGGGTGAAGACCATGATCTTCTTGCGGCCCAGCCGGTCGCCGAAGTGCCCGAGGAACAGCGCGCCGATCGGCCGCGCCGCGTACGCGACACCGAAGGTGGCCAGGGAGAGGAGGGTCGCGGTGGCCGGGTCGGACTCGTCGAAGAAGACCGTCGGGAAGATCAGGGCGGCGGCGCTGCCGTAGATGAAGAAGTCGTAGTACTCCAGGGCGCTGCCGATCCAGGCGGCCGTGGCGGCCTTCCTGGGCTGGCCGGGCGGTGCGGCGGGGACGGACACGGCGTGCTCCTTCGAGGGGTCTCCACCGTAGGCGGAGGGAGGAGGAGGGAGGCAGGGGGTGCTGCCGGGGGAGAGGCGCCGGAACCCTGGGGGTGATCGGGACGGCCGTGCCGGATTCTTCTCCGGCTAATTAACCCACTGGATAGTTAGTAGCGGTTGGCTACGGATGTTGCGCCGACGTTTCCCGGGTGTCAAGAGGTCATGCCGAAGGATCTTCCCGGCGCGGGGCGGCGCGGGGCGGCCGGGACGGGGGCGACGCGGCCCACGGCCGCGCGTCCCGCCGCCGTGTTCCTCGTGTTCCTCGTGTTCCCCGTGTTCTCCGCGTGCTCAGTCCGCCGCGCGGTCCGCCGTCAGATACGCGATCACCATGTCACCGAGCATCGTGCGGTAGTGCTCGCGCCGGCCGGGATCGACCAGGTCGCGCCCGAAGAGGGCGCCGAAGGTGTGGCGGTTGGCGACCCGGAAGAAGCAGAACGCGCTGATCATCGCGTGCAGGTCGACGGCGTCGACCTCGGCCGTGAACAGGCCCGACCGACGGCCCGACGCCAGGATCCGGCGGATCACGTCCAGCGCGGGCGAGCCGATCCTGCCGAGCATCTCGGAGGAGGCGATGTGCTCGGCCTCGTGGATGTTCTCGATGCTCACGAGACGGATGAAGTCGGGGTGCGCCTCATGGTGGTCGAACGTCACCTCGGCGAGCCGGCGGATGGCCGCGACCGGGTCCAGATGCTCGACGTCCAGCTCCTGCTCGGTCTGCCGGATCACGGAGTACGCCCGCTCCAGCACGGCGGTGAACAGCTGCTCCTTGCCGCCGAAGTAGTAGTAGATCATCCGCTTCGTGGTGCGGGTCCGGGCCGCGATCTCGTCGACCCGGGCGCCGGCGAACCCGGAACGGGCGAACTCCCTGGTCGCGACGTCGAGGATCTCGGCCTTGGTGCGGGCGGCGTCACGGATGCGCCCGTTCGGCCGTGCCGGTTCTTCGACGCTGGTCATCGCGTTCCTTCGGGCAAGGGGCCAGTGTCGGCGATTGTAGAAGCCCCCGCCCGGCGGCCGGGCGCCGAGTTCCCGTGCCGGTTCTGGTCCGGGGCTCGATCCCGGTCCGGCTCCGGCGCCCGATCCTGGTCGTGCTCGGGTCGTGCTGGGGTCGTGTGCGCGGTCGTGTGCGCGGTCGTGTGCGCCGTCGTGTCCGGGCCGGGGCTTCCCAGGTCCGATCCCCGGGTGCTATGACTAACGTACTAGTTCGTACATTAGTGAGCCGCTCAGGAGGCCCCGTCGTGCCCCAGGTCTCGAACCCCGCCTCTCCGCGGGACTCGTATCTCGTCGGCCTCATCGGCTCCGGTATCGGGCCCTCGCTCAGCCCCGCCCTGCACGAGCGGGAGGCCGACCGGCAAGGTCTGCGCTGTCTGTACCGGCTGATCGATATCGACGACCTCGGGGTCGCGCCGGAGGCGGTTGGCGACCTCGTACGCGCCGCCCGTGACCTGGGCTTCGACGGGCTGAACATCACGCACCCGTGCAAGCAGCTCGTCATCGGGCACCTCGACGGACTCGCCCCGCAGGCCGCCGCGCTCGGCGCGGTCAACACCGTCGTCTTCGAGGAAGGCCGGGCCGTCGGCCACAACACGGACGTCACCGGCTTCGCCGCGTCCTTCGCCCGCGGGCTGCCCGACGCCCCGCTGGAGCGGGTGGTGCAGCTGGGAGCAGGGGGCGCGGGCGCGGCCGTCGCGCACGCCACGCTCACGCTCGGCGCGGAGCACGTCACCGTGGTCGACGCGATGCCCGACCGGGCGACCGACCTCGCCGCCTCCCTCACCCGGCACTTCGGTCCGGGGCGGGCCGCCGCAGCGACGCCGGACGCGCTGCCGTCGCTGCTGGGGGCGGCCGACGGGGTCGTCCACGCGACGCCCACCGGGATGGCCGCGCACCCGGGACTGCCCTTCGCCGCCGAGCTGCTGCACCCCGGGCTGTGGGTGGCGGAGGTGGTGTACCGGCCGCTGGAGACGGAGCTGCTGCGCGCGGCCCGGGGGGCGGGGTGCGCCACGCTGGACGGGGGAGGAATGGCGGCGTTCCAGGCAGCGGACGCGTTCCGCCTGTTCACCGGGCGTGAGCCGGACACGATGCGGATGCTGGCCGACATCACCGAGCTGGCCGGGATCGCGGGCGCCCGCAACTGACCGCCGTCGGGCGCGCGGCGTCACCTCATTGAGCCTCGATGAGCCTCCAAGGAGCACCACCATGCGTACATCCATCGCCACCGTCTCGCTCAGCGGGTCCCTCACCGAGAAGCTGACCGCCGCCGCGCGGGCCGGCTTCGACGGGGTGGAGATCTTCGAGAACGATCTGCTCGCCAGTCCGCTCGCGCCCGAGGAGGTGCGGGCCCGCTGCGCGGACCTGGGCCTGAGCATCGACCTCTACCAGCCGATGCGGGACATCGAGGCCGTACCGGCGGAGGTGTTCGACCGGAATCTGCGGCGGGCCCGGCACAAGTTCGAGGTGATGGGGCGGCTCGGCTGCGACACGGTGCTCGTCTGCTCCAGCGTGCACCCGCTCGCCGAGGACGACGACGCGCTCGCCGCGTACCACCTGCGACAACTCGCCTCCCTGGCGCAGGAGTTCGGCATCCGGGTCGCGTACGAGGCGTTGGCGTGGGGGCGGCACGTCAGTACGTACGACCACGCGTGGCGCATCGTGGAGGCGGCCGACCATCCGGTGCTCGGCACCTGCCTGGACAGCTTCCACATCCTGGCCCGGGGCTCCGACCCCAAGGCGGTCGAGGACATCCCCGGCGAGAAGATCTTCTTCCTGCAGCTCGCCGACGCGCCGCTGATGGCGATGGACGTGCTGCAGTGGAGCCGGCACTACCGCTGTTTCCCGGGACAGGGCGGCCTCGACGTCACCGGGCTGGTGCGGCACGTCATGGCGGCCGGATACGAGGGGCCGCTGTCGCTGGAGGTCTTCAACGACGTCTTCCGGCAGGCCGAGGCCGGCCCCACCGCCGTGGACGCCCACCGCTCGCTGCTGATGCTCCAGGAGGCGGCGGGCATCGCCGCGCTGCCGGAGCGGGTGGTGCCCACGGGTGTCGCCTTCACCGAGCTGGTCACGCCCGACGCCGAACCGGTGGGCGCGCTGCTCGGCGCGCTCGGCTTCGCCCGCACGGCCCGCCACCGCAGCAAGCCGGTCGACCTCTGGCGGCAGGGCGAGGCACGCGTACTGGTCAACACCGGCCCGGCCGCCCGGCGCGAGGGCACCCAGCTCGCCGCGATCGGACTGGAGTCACCGGACCCGGCCGGCGCCGCCCGTCGGGCCGAGGCCCTGCTCGCACCGGTGCTGCCGCGCCGCCGCGCCGCCGAGGACGCGGCCCTGGACGCGGTGGCCGCCCCCGACGGCACGGAACTCTTCTTCTGCGCCACGGACCGACCCGGACTCCCCAGCTGGACCGCGGACTTCCGGCCCGTGGACCACACCGGGCCGGCGGACCACGTCCGCGGCGTCGACCACCTCGCCCTGACCCAGCCCTGGCACCAGTTCGACGAGGCCGCCCTCTTCCACCGCACGGTGCTCGGCCTCCGGGCCAGCGGCAGCGTCGACGTCGCCGACCCCTACGGCCTGTTCCGCAGCCGGCCGGTGACCAACGAGGACGGCACCGTCCGGATCGCCCTCGGCGTCGGCCCCGCCCCGACCGACGACACCGCCCGCCCCCAGCACATCGCCCTCGCCACGGACGACGTGGTCGCGGCGGCCCGCGCCTTCCGCGCGGCCGGGGGCCGGCTGCTGGCCGTCCCCGCGAACTACCACGACGACCTGGCCGCACGGTTCGCGTTCGCCGACGGCGAGCTGGAGACGTACCGCGAACTCGGCATCCTCTACGACCGTGACGAGGACGGCGAGTTCCGCCACTGCTACACCGAGACCGTCGGCCGGGTATTCTTCGAACTCGTCCAGCGGGACGGCGGCCACCAGGGCTACGGCGCGCCGAACGCGCCCGTGCGGCTCGCCGCCCAGCACGCCGGGCGGCCGGTCGGCTGAGGGGAGTCACT is drawn from Streptomyces bottropensis ATCC 25435 and contains these coding sequences:
- a CDS encoding NAD(P)/FAD-dependent oxidoreductase — protein: MIRSARVVVIGGGVIGTSIAYHLAAAGVEDVVLVERDELASGSTARAAGGVRAQFSDELNIQLGARSLEAFGRFRKEPGHDIGLHRVGYLFLLTTPGEVAQFEAGVRLQNDLGVPSRMLDPAEAQLLSPLISTEGLLAAAFSPDDGHCTPESVVHGYAAGARRHGATVLRACEVLGIETWRDTITAVVTSKGRIVTDTVVCAAGAWSRSVGAMVGVDLPVEPLRRQIAVTEAVPGLPPNLPMTIDFTSSLYFHAEGPGLLVGMSDPDERPGFSTDTHDRWIPRLYEAMERRAPGLLDLRRTGGWAGLYEITPDHNALIGEAGSCSRFLYATGFSGHGFLQGPAVGEVVRDLYLGRVPFVDISPLSVDRFTADTLRPEANLV
- a CDS encoding saccharopine dehydrogenase, translating into MTDLHLWLRHETRTTERRTPIVPSDARRLVESGVRITVEESPQRIFPLEEYEEAGCQVADPGSWVSASARAVIVGLKELPDTPDELTHRHIFFGHAYKGQPGARALLRRFAAGGGALLDLEYLVDDRGRRLAAFGFWAGYLGAALAVLHHRGALRGPLQPTTKEAMEAELRASTGDMRALVIGALGRSGQGARVAFGEAGVEPTCWDLAETRDLDRPALLAHDLLVNTVLTTSPVPPFLTDKDLDGQGRRLRTLSDVTVDVGSPMNVLPVYDTTTEWDHPVRRLREHPPLDLIAIDNLPSLLPREASTDFSAALLPQLLDFGTGGAWGRCLDRFRQVSAESGLTER
- a CDS encoding saccharopine dehydrogenase family protein; translation: MTAEVVPPSGTVHWVGAGLSTGSGLAVLCDSAARVRLWHRSEERAGHALAALGLTGRAEPRAYTLPALAAELAPGDVVVSMLPAPDHGPLLGACVGARAHFACSSYVSDAVLEQVPAAEAAGVTVLTEAGLDPGIDHLFAHSLIARAARAIGPQTAASVTFTSYCGGVPAVPNDFRYRFSWAPAGVLGALRSPARYIEDGAETTAGRPWTATRPHVIDGETFEVYPNRDSVPFVAQYGLPPAWRPRTFVRGTLRLDGWQAAWAPVFAELEGGDDRRIAALARELAARHPTTDADRDRVVLAVSLDVRTGTGEHWSGRHLLDAVGTEEESAMARLVSRPLALGVGHILDGSLPAGLSRAAETGERSQAWLAELARTGVEFT
- a CDS encoding serine hydrolase domain-containing protein, which encodes MERLRREVEPREAGLDPKTLARLDAHLARQVDEGRLPGYLLSLARGGRVAHLTTYGHRDREAGLPVETDTLWRVYSMTKPVTSVAALILVEEGRLSLTDPISRYLPEFAEPRVYESGAGADVRTRPAEQPILVRHLLTHTSGLTFGFYYDHPVDALYRDAGLENSVRPGATLAQTCAEYARLPLQFEPGSQWNYSVSTNVLGRIVEVVSGQDLDAFFAERILGPLDMADAGFQVGPEQAGRLAELYGEQEDGSIAPVPGLPLRGGRPRFLSGSGGLAASARDYHRFAEFLRRRGELDGVRLLSAGSVDMMTTNQLPGGVDIHTHGSPFHRQPGNVGVGFGLGVSVVIDPARTEHPSSLGTFGWTGAATTIFWVDPVRDLTVQFMTQVRRRSSFSVYPDLKRWVHEAVIQQPLRQGPLT
- a CDS encoding MFS transporter, whose protein sequence is MTASTTEAGVEGSTPASARHRRLTLANSVLGAVLVALDGTVLMIAQPALREDLGASLTEVQWTSTGYLIAVAGLLVFAGRLGDRFGHRRVFAWGVLGFGAASAGIGFAPGVGWVIGLRVVQGVFGALLQPATLGMLRAAFPPDRLGMPIALRTSAIGVAVAAGPLVGGVLVAQLGWRAVFFLNVVPALVMGLTALAVRTPAARPANRAPGPRLDLPGAALLAVTLAALVHTLVGVPEHGWTATGALGLLIAAASALALVRHERRTPNPLLPSAVLGSPPVRAALGVLVAASAAMLGALFVCSFVLQDVLGLDPLRTSLVALPGGVTMVLGAPLSAVLLRRWRARPTALMGVVLLTAGVLALSRLGPGSSTPLIGAGFLLLGAGFGALMVTATAVVVRQAPPESAGVAGGLQQTALNVGPALGVAAATTLMPFGTGPALLLLAGVAALGAPLAVRMPRPARPTRDGTRSVRNDEDDSVEREP
- a CDS encoding TetR/AcrR family transcriptional regulator produces the protein MSEPNTGLRSRLVDVGVELVTAEGVQALSLREIARRAGVSHGAPRRYFPTHLELLSAIARRGFEDLAARGAAALGDGTASPREQIATLGRVYLDFALTHRGMHELMFRHDLLESDGLRLRDASLPIFGLLVDLVARARPHADARLVAGALLANLYGIAQLWTWGSLQLTTGAADLAPLLRTALDAHLGSEGR
- a CDS encoding MFS transporter — encoded protein: MSVPAAPPGQPRKAATAAWIGSALEYYDFFIYGSAAALIFPTVFFDESDPATATLLSLATFGVAYAARPIGALFLGHFGDRLGRKKIMVFTLILMGVSTFLIGCLPTRDQVGSLAPVLLVLCRVLQGISAAGEQASANSMTLEHAPSDRRGFFTSFTLSGTQGGQLLATLVFLPIAALPEDQLLSWGWRVPFWMSIAVAVVGYVIRRTLEETPAFTRQTESEGVAKLPLAVLLREHWADVLRVIAGALVASVSTIFTVWALAYGTSESVGLSRSSMLWVGALANLVALAAIPLWATLSDRIGRRPVFAIGAGGSAVMMFVYLWAISTGAYPLVLVLGIVTFGVVYSAANGIWPSFYGEMFSTRVRLSGMAIGTQIGFAVAGFAVTFAAQIAGPDGDDWFAVALFTTALCVPPVIAALTARETHRIPTELLGVRTPREKNDRERVAA
- a CDS encoding TetR/AcrR family transcriptional regulator, which produces MTSVEEPARPNGRIRDAARTKAEILDVATREFARSGFAGARVDEIAARTRTTKRMIYYYFGGKEQLFTAVLERAYSVIRQTEQELDVEHLDPVAAIRRLAEVTFDHHEAHPDFIRLVSIENIHEAEHIASSEMLGRIGSPALDVIRRILASGRRSGLFTAEVDAVDLHAMISAFCFFRVANRHTFGALFGRDLVDPGRREHYRTMLGDMVIAYLTADRAAD